In one Gossypium hirsutum isolate 1008001.06 chromosome D09, Gossypium_hirsutum_v2.1, whole genome shotgun sequence genomic region, the following are encoded:
- the LOC107957518 gene encoding calcineurin subunit B isoform X1 — MGNSSSMLTQYDIEEVQEYCQNLFSQQEIVSLYQRFCQLDRNAKGFISADEFLSVPEFAMNPLSQRLLKMVDGLNFKDFVAFLSAFSAKASVQQKVKLIFKVYDSDGNGKVSFNDMLEVLRDLSGSFISDVQREQVLTQLLKEAGYSKDSYLTLDDFNKIFGISELKMEVEVPVD; from the exons ATGGGGAATTCTTCTTCAATGCTAACTCAATATGATATTGAAGAAGTTCAAGAATACTGCCAGAATTTAT TCTCTCAGCAGGAAATTGTTTCATTGTACCAAAGGTTTTGCCAGTTAGATCGAAATGCAAAGGGATTCATATCTGCTGATGAGTTTCTATCAGTTCCGGAGTTTGCAATGAATCCGCTCTCTCAG AGACTGCTTAAGATGGTGGATGGTTTGAACTTTAAGGACTTTGTCGCCTTCTTGTCAGCGTTTAGTGCTAAAGCAAGTGTACAGCAGAAAGTTAAAC TTATCTTCAAGGTGTATGATTCTGACGGCAATGGAAAGGTGTCTTTCAATGACATGCTAGAAGTTTTACGTGATTTATCTGGTTCATTTATTTCCGATGTCCAAAGAGAG CAAGTCTTGACCCAACTTTTAAAAGAAGCGGGTTACTCAAAGGACTCTTACCTAACATTGGATGACTTCAATAAG ATTTTTGGGATCTCTGAACTAAAAATGGAGGTCGAAGTACCAGTGGATTAG
- the LOC107957518 gene encoding calcineurin subunit B isoform X2: MILKKFKNTARIYVVSQQEIVSLYQRFCQLDRNAKGFISADEFLSVPEFAMNPLSQRLLKMVDGLNFKDFVAFLSAFSAKASVQQKVKLIFKVYDSDGNGKVSFNDMLEVLRDLSGSFISDVQREQVLTQLLKEAGYSKDSYLTLDDFNKIFGISELKMEVEVPVD, from the exons ATGATATTGAAGAAGTTCAAGAATACTGCCAGAATTTATGTAG TCTCTCAGCAGGAAATTGTTTCATTGTACCAAAGGTTTTGCCAGTTAGATCGAAATGCAAAGGGATTCATATCTGCTGATGAGTTTCTATCAGTTCCGGAGTTTGCAATGAATCCGCTCTCTCAG AGACTGCTTAAGATGGTGGATGGTTTGAACTTTAAGGACTTTGTCGCCTTCTTGTCAGCGTTTAGTGCTAAAGCAAGTGTACAGCAGAAAGTTAAAC TTATCTTCAAGGTGTATGATTCTGACGGCAATGGAAAGGTGTCTTTCAATGACATGCTAGAAGTTTTACGTGATTTATCTGGTTCATTTATTTCCGATGTCCAAAGAGAG CAAGTCTTGACCCAACTTTTAAAAGAAGCGGGTTACTCAAAGGACTCTTACCTAACATTGGATGACTTCAATAAG ATTTTTGGGATCTCTGAACTAAAAATGGAGGTCGAAGTACCAGTGGATTAG